TTTCACTGATAGTGCTAAGATGCTCGAAGGCAACTTTGGCAGCCATTTCATAACCATCTGCAATCCGGATGGGGTGAATACCTCTGTCTAGCAGTTTTTCAGCGTGTTCTAGTAATGCTCCCGCAAGCACTGAAAGGAcccaaacaacatatttttttacatttatataagaACACAAAATTTGTAAGATAACATTGTAAACCAACACACTATTTTTTGGCATAGCCGTATATtattttggccccggatatgacgcgacaggtggcgttactggtcaagatgaactatgtgattggtcaatgtagcggtaaatgcaaaatgcagatatgtagttaaaaacgaaacaaagttaagattgaatgcaaactgaataagtggatgtattttttcaaatgacacatggataaaattatattcctgattcaaatgcagtcttattatcaccaaaaatgattctaactgatataattttgttatccgtgctgaaacgcatgacttcgttgatttatttcaccagcagttttacattataactacaagcattaaaactatgccgtttatcttttttaaagatatttcttgtttaaatttaaaacatagaaCCACTAGAGACCTACCTACAACTCCTGTGGTACCATCTCCAATCTCATCATCCTGAGACTGTGACAGCTGAACCATGAGCTTGGCTATCTGGTGGTCCACATCCATTTGTTTTAAGATtgtggccccatcatttgtaatAGTTACATCCCCATCAGGGCCAACCATCATTTTATCTAGTCCCTTTGGCCCGAGGGAAGATTTCAGCACACCAGCAACAGTCTTCGCAGCAAGAATATGAGACTGAAAGgaaaaaattcaaatacaaaGTTTCAATTTGCTTGATTGCGATACATTTATAGATCagtctacatttttatattagatTTCACAATCAGAATGTTGTCAAGGATGTTTGCTAAAGATACAGGCCTAGGGTTGTTGAGTATTCGAGTCGGACATCAGTACTTTCCAGTTACTTTGAAAAAATCAAGTTTGCCCAAAAATTAGTATTCTTTTCTGGCTCTTTAAGGGGAAAACCAACTTTCAAGAAATTGGGTGGAAAAAGTAACCCAAAAATGcatgatttttgaaaaaagtaTTAATTTTCATTACAGGTCAACTACAGTTTGAAGACCAAGCTATAAATTGCTGTATAGCTATATCATCTTTTTTCAATAGATCGAGATAGGTCAATGATTCTATATGTTCCATGCTATTTTATTGGGAAAATAGTCAAAACGAAAATGAAAATAGTCATTGTGCATTCACACTTATTGCCTATGAACACACCAACAATGAATTCTTGTCAAATTTCATGTTTGTACACttgtaaacaatgttttttCATTAGTAAGGATAAATAAACACACAACGGAAATGTCCATATATgcaaatatcttttatttttgcattttaaTGACGTTTCCTGACTAAATAAATGCGGCTTTGACAATTTCttcttttaattttcaagtTGAAATTTATTTTGGCTACTTTTAACAACAAAGCTCTGCcctaaataatataaatataataaaagttGACGTTTTCCCCAACCTGAATTGGACGATACTAATTTAAATCTGCTCAAAATTTCCACGTTTTATTTCATCTTTCTAATCTGAATTTGGTGTTTCGGTACGAGCATGTTCAACCTCGTTTGTTTATTGTCATACAGAATTGTCTACTGGACTTGTCAAAACATGAACAATTGATCATGAATCCCTTTTCATTTGCCTTGAAACTTTCACAAATTTATGAAGACTTgacaaaaatacacaaataacctTTACATAGTCCACGGTAAACCTATACATCTACATTATGGAAGACCATTCCATTAATTTAGAATGTTCTGGAACTAGCTAACAAGTCGCTGAATAACGGTAGATTCCAGAACCATCTACGAAAACATACTGGAAATAATAATGAATGTTATGCTGCAAATCAACGTAATTTTGCACTATTTCACCACCTCCACATTACAATGGATAAGTGcaataaattaacaaatacaGGCGTAGGAAAAACATGAGCATAATTCTAGCGATACTAACTTCACAGAAAACGTGACTGTCATGCTTCTCTGTTTACCTTGTGGGCTTCAATGCCCGTTAATCTCGATTTTCTTTCTTGATCGCGGATAATAATAAATGGCCTGCCATACTCGTCGAACGCTAAGGATCCGGCCATTCCGTTGTTGTATTTTGAGGGATATCTATCCCGAAATAACGCCGATTACAGTAGATTTTCAACGCAACCCGGCTACCTTCAGGGAATGGGGAAATAAATATGTCGTCTGAATTCTCGTTTCTTATGAGAAGATGCGAGATTTCATTAACCGATTTTCGTTTTCggaaattatacaaaataaggAATAGCTAAATGATGAAATTGCTTATTCAATAGATAATAAATACAAGTTTATTCATTAGTACGcttattaataaaattatgaattcaTTTACTCATTGTCTGaaagatatattacatacacttgACTGTATTCGATAAGtgtaaataaattgataataattcTCATGCGTTCCGTTATTATTCTAAtgaatatttcttaaaatatgtTAATCCAAACAGGATGTAAACAAAAGCGACCTAGCAACTCAAGCTTAGCAGACAGCGTGAGTGTTCCGATGAGATTATAATTTTGTTTCACTTATTTACCATAAAAGTGGAACAAAGATAATGGCATTCTTCGGGCTCAGTCAGCTGGGGTATCAAAATACCATAAGGGAGGGGTCCGCACGAGCAAAGGCCGATCCACAAAGGGCTAAAACTCAACTTGGCTTCGTGGCGCTACCTCCATTACAAGACAAGAATCCACCGCGACGATCAATTGTTCCAATAAACCAGGTATCTGGATACGGTCCGGGACCCGTAGGATCGTACGTTGAACACACAAGAATGAGAACGAAACACATCAGGAACCCAAGAGGTAAACATGGGAAAATgtgatgatttattttgatttgaaacCAGAATATATACTCGTATGGCGCAGGTACTGCTGTACTTcagctagcccgagtttcctctggccctgacaccatgccTGGTGTaggaccagacatggtgtcagggccagaggtactcctatacgtatatgaggtcttattccacctgattacattggtggatattgttacatgacagcctgtcaaaagtttcctgtcgtgtaaacctctaatattattggagtaggccagaggaaactcgggctatactTCAGCTAGCCACAGGCACAGGTAAATGTCTCTGGTTAGTTTATCGCCGTGTAATAAAATCCTCTTATATATTGTTGGAGTAgcaaatactttaatatatgaGATGGGCTGCACATATATTGAATTGGCTACAGTACATTACCCTGTCTACTGTGTAGTGGTTGAGACTCTACGTACCATGAATACACTGGGCATTATGTTATTCATTAACATCAAAGCATACTCTATGCACGATATGCAGCATATCGTGCACGATATGCAGCATATCGTGCATATGCTTTGATGTTAATTAATTTACAATAATGTTAACCCCAATTATCTGAATATGAAACACTGCTCAAGAATCTGTACTACATgtcatatatgtaaataaaactgtcTTGTTGAGATTTAACCTAGTGTGTATTTGATGTTGTAGAGCCTATTGAGTTGTACCGTATCCCACTGACTACCTCCTCACAGCTAGGCTGGTGGCGAACAGATGAGCCCCTCAAAGAACGTCAGCCATGGACATATGTCAAGAGGAATGTCTCGGTTAACAGTGAGATGACAAGGTCTGTAGCATTTACTGTAGTTTTGCAACACCAAGAGTAGCAGTAAGCTAAAGAATATCCATTTGCTAGTTAGGGACCAGTTCTCGTCACTGCACATGCATACATGTGGTACATCCTTTGTGTTAAATCTGCAACACAAGGACCAGATTTTGTGGATGGGTTATGAGCAGGGCATGTTTTATACACAAAAAATGTGTGCTCATATGCTACACATGCATTGATGAAAACTGGTTATCTTTTTCCATGTGCTTAAACTCTGttttcatgaatgaaatattcaagcAATTCTTTTAGAGTTGAtctaatatataatgtatttataaaaaaaagattgctGAATCGT
The window above is part of the Pecten maximus chromosome 2, xPecMax1.1, whole genome shotgun sequence genome. Proteins encoded here:
- the LOC117322265 gene encoding testis-expressed protein 49-like, with protein sequence MAFFGLSQLGYQNTIREGSARAKADPQRAKTQLGFVALPPLQDKNPPRRSIVPINQVSGYGPGPVGSYVEHTRMRTKHIRNPREPIELYRIPLTTSSQLGWWRTDEPLKERQPWTYVKRNVSVNSEMTRFVNEMSLTNREFTLF